The DNA window TCCTCTGAGCAACTGCAACATAAAGTGGTTTGCTAACTACCATTTTACCATTCATCTCCATGAGCTAAAACACAGAACAAATGTTACGAAcaataggaaaagaaaagataaaatctATTAAAGAACTTGGGAAAATGGGAACAGAAATATCTTACAGCTTGAGATGCTTCTTCAGCAGTTGAAAAGGCAACAAAGCCTGAGCCTCTACTTATGCCATTAGGGTCAAGCATAACCTGTTAAGCCCGATAGAGGGGGAGAAAGAGAGGGAAAGAAAAGGAAGCATATATCATGCATAAGTTTTTATGATGCAAATTGACAAAACGGAATTTACTAATATTGAACCATGTTACAAACCTTGCACGAAGTGACTGTACCAAACTCTGAGAACAATTCCCTAAGCTTATCATCATTGATGCTATCATCCAggtttttaacatataaattcaGTCCTGCAAATTTGTCTGCTGTTTCCTTTAAGGTCTGCTCATACTGCCCTTTCAGTTCCATCTCTCTTTCAGATTTCTTCTGAGCCTTCCCAACAAACCATTCTTTGTCATCAAACTTCTTTCCATTGAGAGAATCAACAGAACGAGCTGCATCTTCAGGATTCTCAAAGTTGACAAATCCAAAACATTTTGACTTTCCATCCGCATCTCTCATAATCACAGCACTAGTTATAGGTCCATGTTCACTAAATACATTCTTTAAATCCTCATCAGTTGTTGACTCCGATAGATTCTTTACATAGACGTTGTTAAACTTTGCCTTGCCCATGGATGACTCTCTTTCTTGTTTACGAAGGAAGGGCCCAACAAAAACTTGTTTCTCATTAAGTAGCATACCATTGAGCTTATCAATTGCATTTTTGGCAGACTCCTCATTATCAAATTGCACAAACCCATATCCTTTTGACTGGCCAGTATTATCAGTAGCTATCTTGCAAGATAGAATATACCCAAACGTAGAGAATGTGTCATGCAGAGCTTTGTTGTCAATTGTCTTGTCCAAATTCTTTCAAGAAAAAAAGATAAAGAATCAGAATCAATCAGAAGATAAAAGAAAGTTAAGCATCTGATATAACAGGGTTCAAGAAAATATCATCAGAGACATTGGAGAACAGAAGTACCTTGATAAAAATATTTCCTGCCCCAGTTCTTCGGACAGTAGGATCCCTGTTAGAATACATTACCCTAATTGGCTTGCCATTGAGAAGAGTGAAATTCAGTACCTCCAACGCCCGTGCAGCTGTCATGAGCAATAAGACACACGGAAAGGTATCAGCTAACATGGATGTTCTTGTGgtgaattaaatatatatatttccattAGGTCCATGCAGATTAAAAGGACTAGAAGTAGAAAATTGATTGTTCAGCACACAGGATTGTCAGAAAGAATTGCAAAGTAAGCAAGGATGAGTAATGAAGCCACAAGCAATCAGGAAGAAACAAGTCGAGAACCAATACATATTCAGTTCTCCTCCCACAACACCTTATACTCATCACAATGATAAAAGAGATAAGACTATTGCTCTGCGGTCATCAGCTAATCATTAACTACTAAGAAAACATATGCAGATTGATATTGTAACACAGAACAAGGTTTACAACATAGTAACCAATTGAATGGCTATCAGTTCTAACAGCTTGTTCGGTTTCAAATTTGAGGGTAAGTCTCACTATCAAGCAAAACGCTCTCTTGTGCTATGTCAGAACCGAATTTCTGCCAACCATATATAATCGATCTTAAATCTCTTCCAACTTAGCCGGGCCGAAACAGCAAGACAAGTTTGGGGGGGGGATGTGAGGGACAATAGACCTACTAATTTCCAATTTTCAGTTTAATTCATCCTTTTTCTAAATTCTATCAAACACAATCGAACCATACTCCAAAATACAATAGCCACTAGTACCTAAAACTAACACATTTCGTTTCCCCAAGGCAGTGCTTCAACAGAAGATTGTCCGCAATACATATAacttaaaagttaaaactaaatAAAGCATTCATCATCTTGCACCATGTTTTATAACTCTAAATCCATTTCAATGAATAATAACGAAGCAAAAAACCATTTGTTTTGGTACAATAACATTCATATAAGCTTTTGTAAACAATATCCATAAATTTTAATGATTCATTCATTTTCAGTGACGTGTCACATAATATTGCTTCTAttcttattattataataataaaagcaaCGAAATATGAAACAAACAAACAGAGAAATAAACCAAATCGTAACGAAATGCAAAGGTAACCTTCATGTGTGTTGCTGTAATTAACGTAACCATAACCAAGAGAGCGGCGGGTCCTCGAGTCTTTGCAAACCCTAAGCGAAACCACCGCTCCCAGTGGGCTAAACAAATCGTAAAGATGAGATTCGGTTACACTCAGATCAAGATCCCCGACATACAACGACGTAGTCACACTAACACCATTATTACTCGCCACCCCGTTCACAACCTGCTGCTGCTGTGGCGGCGGCGACGACGCCGCAGCCACCGGAGCCACCTCAGCTTGCACTTGAACCTCCGCCATTACCTCCGTCCGTTTCCTTTCGctcttttttgggttttttttttcttccgaGGTTTTTCTTCAAAAACTGACTGTGAAGGACGACGATAAAACAATAACACGAAAAAACCTGAACAagttttttaatttccttttaaaattttttggacaaaaataaaatgaatataaaacgGAAAATAATGctggttttcttaaaaaaaaataaaaaggaagaaaaagaagagaaaatacaacgtttttgttaaaaagaaattttatttttagctttTGGGCAGCACGAACGGCACCGCACAGGAATGGTAAGAGACAGGGAGATTATATACTAAAGGAAAGTAGGTGGGGCCTACAACTGTCTAAccctaattttattattattttatttgtttgatgAGATCCTGACCgttgattattttattatcccTTTATGGGTCCCTTTCTGATTTAGTTCCCATGTGAGGCGCTTTGAcaccttttttttccctttttgggTAAACGCGAGGAGATTCTTTTgtctataattaaaattaattattagtttttgataaaaaaaattggatcGAAAACAAtttcaagaaattaaaattttattgcaACTTATTTGAATCATTCAGTTTCagttcaataaattatttaaaatgtggtaattgaatatatttggtgatgaataattttgagattttttttgacaaatttatttatactatttattTAGTAGGTTAGTATCGTTGTGAATCAAATTAAGAGAATGTTTCGTATTGATTTCTGTAGATTATAATACCCAAAAAAACctagttctttattttttttctcataagtaaccttttatattataaaagaaTTTCTTACATGGAATTTTGTTCAAGAATTATACTCTAATTTAAGAAAGAAAACTTTTTTAAGAAACaaaatcaaaggtaaatattttggcgagactttttttaaaaattatttttccaatAAATTTACATTGTTACATTATTTCAACatgtaatttaaaaaacttttatttttatttttagaaaacatgtaatttaaaattttattagtttatataaaacacttaaaaataaaaaatatgcatatttaatATGTCCCGACATTCCCTCACCAAAAAAGACGGATTAAGAAGGGATTTAGTTCTCCGTACGGACTCCTTCTCCTTGACGCGCCTACGCGCCTACGCGCCACTTCCACCTCCACCGCATGACTTGCCAGCTCACCTTTCGCCCCGTCCACCGCCTCCTACTTCTCTAATTCACTTTCACGCCGGCGCTGGTTCTTGCAGGTCATCCGCTTCCGTGGTGGCCGCTAGCACCGTCAATTCCGTTTCGGTTTGTAACCTTATCCATTCACTTTTCCTTGCTTTCCTTTATTGTTTGTTTCGTGAGAATTCTTTTGCTAATTTCACTTCTACGAATTACCGagcaatttctaaaattttaaaatttgtatctGTTTCTTGTTAATGTTTCGATGCCTATTTGTTGTCAACTTTACCGAACGTAGTAATACCAATTCCAGAAACTGCTTTAGAAGCAAAACATGTTAGGGAGAGTTCTCTTTTACGCGCGTGAAATTTCGCAGTCTGATTCATTTATACCTGAATTTTCGCTTGTTAAGGTTTCAAAATCTCCACTGCCCTTGATTTGCTATAGTAAGCTACAAGCTTTCCGGTGAATTTAAACGATGCAAAAACAGTGATTAAAATAGGCACTACGAATATTGCTTTCATTTGCTTTATTTTGATTGTTGTAAATTGAAATAGGATAACCAATTTGCGTGCTAAGATTTGAAtctttaaacaaatataaaatttattccaATAGATATTGAGTTGAGATGTTTAGTTAATGAATttagaattaataaatatttaaaattgcaATAGTTAGAAATGATTCTACCTCGGAACATTTTTTCAAGCATTGATGGTATTTTACCACCCTCAGATAAGGCAGGGAATGAAAGAATTGCATGGACTTGGACTGATAAGGGTTTGTTATCTACTTGGGACACTTAAAAAGGTTACTGCGGGTGTTGAATGGGGAGAGACAGATGCGGTTTTTGGAGTTAGTATGGAAATGTCAGGTACCCCAAAGAGTCAGGCAATGCCTTTGGCTTTTTCTCAGAGATCCATTACAGATTCGGGCTTGGGATGAAAGAGAGCCATTGTAATCGATGTGGCGTTGGAAGGGAAAATGGGCAAGAAGCGTTCGACTAAGATGCAGTGGACTACTTTTTATTCTGATCACAACAAGTGTTGGAGACCTCCTAGATCGGATTGGATTAAGTTAAATTCGGATGGCTTTGTTAATTTAGTAGCAGGAAACTCAGCTATCGAAGGGGTTGCTAAGGGACACAAATGGTGATTGGATTCTTTGGTTCTGTGACAGGATTGGGGTTTACCACCGTTTTTCAGGCAGAGGCTTCTGCGCTTCTTGAGGGACTTAGATTGGCATTGGCTTGGGACAAGGGTTACCGGAAGATGGAGGTGGAGAGAGACAATGCTCCTCTGATCCAGTTTATTTGCAGTGGCTATGCTTCAAGGAATAGACTGTCCGAACTACGACAAATCCAGGTGATGTACAGCAGGAATTGGCAATTAACTTCCAAACATATAAGCCGTGAACAGAATAGGACTGCCGATTTAATGACGAGACTTGGAAGGGTTACAACAAGTGGCTTATGCGTTTTTTATCAACCTCCCAGCGTTCTCGAGACTACACTGGAACAAGAAAGAGTTTAGGCTCGATTAAGCCTCTATTTCCAAcccccaaaaaattaattttgcttTTAGAGTTTAAAAAGTTTTATTATCTAAAAATTATATCCGTatttaaaattgtttgaaaataaaattcaacaaataatgaaacaaattgttagaaattaattaataatagcatgttaaatatatattttataaatgataaaaaaattaaattgtgaaCCAGCTTAATTAAcactattattaatatataaaaaataatcaaaaacctCTCAATCAGAGGGAATTATTGTTATAACGCTACTTCATTTTGGACTCAGTTGGACTCTCCATTAGACTATACAGGCCCACTAAGTAGTATATCGGATAAGAGTCCTAATTTTCCTAGAAATAATTAAAGTATCAACATTGTAGGGGGATTATCTCTTTTCCTAAAATCTTAATACCTTAAGCATTCATCTTGAATCCTTCTACTTGTCTAACTATTGACCCTAGGATGGGTGAACCGACCACCACCATCCCCTCTACTCTTCTCTACTTCCATTAATATTGTGTATCAACACatattattctataaaaaaatattaaaattaataagtcATATTATAATGAAAGATGCAAAATAGATACTTGAATATAATATACAAGGATACaactattttatattataaataaatacttgaatAAATGATATAATACTATTCAATAATTCTGCATTGCTCTACGTATAGTTCTTTTTGTAAAAAGGCTAACTACTCATAAATCTTCAATTCTTTAATGTACCAAGTTGCAAATAATAATATGTTAggggaaattaaaaaatatgtaactagtagatataatttttaaaaaatattattgttaaaaatatttaaacttcatttcaaatatattttatttattttttagagaaaatatatttttatagattGACTTAggatttagattttttaaatttcatataatttttttatttttaataatgtttttaaatattattaatttttatttttaaaatcattaatagtgtttataaaaaaattaaaatacatataaatatttaaaatttaaataatatttaattttttattttagtagtatttttattttttaaaattttgtataaaaatttagagcattttaataaaatttttaaacattgtcatattttaatttttttagaattctgAAATCttataaaatctaatatttcATTCTGATATTATTTAAacactattaattttttaattaactaattaaaaatatttacttgtaaaattttctttatattattatattctctttcttttttaactttttagaagtatttgaaaaaaattaaatttttttaaacgataaattattttgaattattttaatttaaaattttaatgatatatctataatttgattttattaaaaaaacaaatttaatgaataattaaaatataaatataaatataaaaaatgagaaaGTGTCACTTGTGTAAATTTAGTATGCACtttgttatattaaataaataaataaataaacaagttatatgatttataaatatttaataaaaaatttataatataaatgtaaatattttaataatataaacagattatttatttatatccttCTTAATTTCATTTATCCTTTCAAGCTCAAATATGTCACCATCCATGTTATTTATTACTAggcatgtataaaataatatagtCACTGTAAGgtaaattttggttctctaatGCAATGCTTTGATAATTTTTCTttaacaaatataaattacacTATGTTTGTatcattaaaaatagtttttaaaaatttatatctaaaaggaatttaaaaattgattttattagaaaatattcaattttttaaaaatttaaaatttttttgataagTCATTTCTCGAAAATTGTTTTAAAGTGTtccataaataaatttataattatcacTTTATGTTGAAAATGTtcagttaattttattttttaaaatgttacattTGAAAtaagcaatttttatttttaaaaattaaaatattcatagtattctaataatctaaaatattatatttaagattaaagttatgaattaaataatttttaaaaatcaagatacataacaatataaatatattcaatatgcgtacaaaaaataaatatattcagtatttattttttattgacataaatttaatactaataaaatttagtactgaaaatttaatattaagtttgATAACCCCAAACTCCATTGTGACGCAAGGTCACTGTGCATGTTAGCGACTGGCCCCTCCCTTCCCTTCCTCGCCCAGAGCCAGAGAACTGTGATTATAATCATGACCATGTTGACGGTGGCCCTACTAGCGGAAGTAAGGATAGGAGTTTTAATATTAAACCTCTTTTGCGAGTCATGGTATAAACTtggattattttgtaattttaaaaatgaatacaAATGACTAGTTTCAATTGAACAAGCAGTAGCCTACACAATCCATTACATACTAAGTTTTCCAGCATCAGTATCATAATCAAATTTTAGCAGAAAACTAGTTGCTATTGGTTGGtctttaaataagttaatttccaccttccaaaacctccagaattttcaataattatttagGTTGAAAATTTTTAGACTCGTTCAAATTCTATGAAAGAAGGAAAGTTTTACTCCCACAAGCCACAAGTTAGGTTTACTTAGGGCCAATTTTTCATTACTtttgaaaagtatttttgaaaagtgctgtggaaaagtacttttgagaagtgcttttgaaaaatttgagtgtttgTTATTGCTGTCAAaaatgcttttgagaaataaaatgtccattttagacatgagtttataaagtaacaaacagatatttaaataatgttcaaattagttaatattatgatattttagcaaaaatataaaaaataatttattataacttattgttaatattttaaatatttctaagtaattaatattaattatttattaaatttaattagaattataaactatatttaaatataataattaaatatttgtaattaaatattgacataattgtattattttaaaaattatttttaatttttaattaatgcttttaacacatttgtattatcaGATAAGAGTACCACATCTAACATAGTCATgcttaatatttttcatatatttaaaagaCTATATCCCCATACCTATTCCAAATATATGCCGAAACATGTAATTTGCAGTAAAACAAGAGTCCAGGTAGCATATATTACAGTTCTTAATACAATATATGATTACTATCAGTATGTTGTGCAATGATTGAAGCTTCATTCCATATCCCTCCAAAGCTTCTTTTTTATTGCTACATTACAAATGAAGCCAATAAATATAAGAGGGCAATCTTTTAAGATAAAAAAGAAACTGAAGCTTGAATACACAACAGAAGTAATTTCTCGGCCTTTCTAAATCCATATGTTTGATGCGGTTCAACTTTGTGGTAGTTGTCTTGGAATATGCTAACTGCAATTGGAGTGATGGAACTAACAACAGTTTTCGACCAGCTTGTTTAACCATCCGCTCACCTTCAAAACAAGTACTTGAAACTGTCCTACTATACATCATCATAGCAGAGCCCAAGATATCATCTCTGAATCCACATGCTTTGAAGAAGAACCTGAAATAAGCTATACATATCATGCTTTTCAAGAACAATTAATACCAATCATTTCATCAATGACCCTGCCAAAGTAAcctcatatatatgtatgttatatatatataaatatttcaatCCCAACTTTCCATGTAACCAAGCCACTGGTGTAGTAGCAACTGAGAAATGACTTATGTTGCTTTCAAGTTTTGGTTGACACTAAGTCGAGGATTCAAACCTTGACAACCCCCTTTCCCTTGATTATCTCAAGTTTCTACATAACTTGTTTGCAACTAGTCTATATGATGATGTTTATTGAATGAGATAAACTACGCAGTTCAATGAACGAATGGAAGCACCTATCTAATAATTTAAGGCCCTTTTAGATTTGGTGTGAAGGTAGCAGAAGAAAGCCATTGAGCCAGATATCATAAAAACCAATCAGAAAGATGCCAGGCAATTGTAATACACCTGACCAACCTTTGTTAGAAGGACTTTGCAACACGTTTCAAAGCAAGAAAGAGAGGCAGCATACTGGTAAAACCAATAAAACCAGGGGGATGTGAAATAGACTTACTGAGGACAACATATAGGTTATGACATTTCAGCACAATGACAAGAATTACCTCTCCTTTCTGGAACAAAGAGCAGCTATGTCATAAATATCTCTACTTGTGAGCATTCTGGAAGCAAAGGTAAGAACAAAAATGTTAAATTCCTATATATAAGTTCAGTAACTACCAGTATACATTTCACAAACTGCAGGTTAAGAATAAGGACTTAACAAGCTAATGTGATCTCCATTGTGCAGTTCCTGACTCGGACTCCTGAggcatttattttatattagacAGCTAAACTTGAATAAATGCTAGAACAAATAGAATTTACCTGCTATTCAATTATAAGAATTATGATTCTGAAGCAGGTGACATGATACTCATTTCTAGAAGAAGCAGGTATGCATGCAAGCACTTGCTCTTGTTTAACACCAAGACAATATTACAGTTGCATGCTTACATGGAGCAGGCATATATGTCGAGGGAAAATTTGATAACACAACTACTTCAGTTAAAAGTTTCAGAATTAGTAGAAACATAGGAGTAACAAACCTTACAATTTTTTTAGCTATTATTGTCCCAATTCCTATGCCTTGTAAAGTAGGAACAACTTGGAATGCAGAAAACAACAATTATAAGAATATAAACAGAATGCCATTTACCTGAACCAAAGGAACTCAGAGTACCTTAGAAATTCTTCATATGAATCATTAAACTTGTTTTCTAAACTTCTCCAGTCATTGGGATGTAAAATTCATCAACCACCAAGAAAAATAATCCAGAACTACTTTTTCCTACATAAAATACTATTTGCCTGCTTAAACTTGACGAAAAATGTTTTTATTACCATTACAAAGAATATGGTTTCATAGAAATATTCTAAATATAAACACATTGTTCAACCAACAAGAGATAAACATCACAAAAACTATGAAGGACATGGTCACTCAGa is part of the Gossypium hirsutum isolate 1008001.06 chromosome D11, Gossypium_hirsutum_v2.1, whole genome shotgun sequence genome and encodes:
- the LOC121223653 gene encoding uncharacterized protein; protein product: MSRHSLTKKDGLRRDLVLRTDSFSLTRLRAYAPLPPPPHDLPAHLSPRPPPPTSLIHFHAGAGSCRSSASVVAASTVNSVSIRQGMKELHGLGLIRVCYLLGTLKKVTAGVEWGETDAVFGVSMEMSGTPKSQAMPLAFSQRSITDSGLG
- the LOC107924305 gene encoding polyadenylate-binding protein 2 isoform X1, whose translation is MAEVQVQAEVAPVAAASSPPPQQQQVVNGVASNNGVSVTTSLYVGDLDLSVTESHLYDLFSPLGAVVSLRVCKDSRTRRSLGYGYVNYSNTHEAARALEVLNFTLLNGKPIRVMYSNRDPTVRRTGAGNIFIKNLDKTIDNKALHDTFSTFGYILSCKIATDNTGQSKGYGFVQFDNEESAKNAIDKLNGMLLNEKQVFVGPFLRKQERESSMGKAKFNNVYVKNLSESTTDEDLKNVFSEHGPITSAVIMRDADGKSKCFGFVNFENPEDAARSVDSLNGKKFDDKEWFVGKAQKKSEREMELKGQYEQTLKETADKFAGLNLYVKNLDDSINDDKLRELFSEFGTVTSCKVMLDPNGISRGSGFVAFSTAEEASQALMEMNGKMVVSKPLYVAVAQRKEERRARLQEQFSQMRPGAMGPTVGQMYPPGAPHFGQQLFYGQGPPAMISPQPGFGYQQQLVPGMMPNFFMPMLQPGQQNQRQGGRRSGGGPMQQTHQPLPFMQPQMIPKGHGYRYPPGRNMPDVPGRVLPVPYNVGGMPFRDAAFSQPMATGALASALANATTVQQRTLLGENLYPLVDQLEHDNAAKVTGMLLEMDQTEVLHLLESPEALKAKVAEAMEVLRNIGPKPQQANSATDRLTSLSLNENLVS
- the LOC107903982 gene encoding uncharacterized protein isoform X1, which codes for MCLIDSGSPSQELHNGDHISLMLTSRDIYDIAALCSRKERFFFKACGFRDDILGSAMMMYSRTVSSTCFEGERMVKQAGRKLLLVPSLQLQLAYSKTTTTKLNRIKHMDLERPRNYFCCVFKLQFLFYLKRLPSYIYWLHL
- the LOC107924305 gene encoding polyadenylate-binding protein 4 isoform X2: MAEVQVQAEVAPVAAASSPPPQQQQVVNGVASNNGVSVTTSLYVGDLDLSVTESHLYDLFSPLGAVVSLRVCKDSRTRRSLGYGYVNYSNTHEAARALEVLNFTLLNGKPIRVMYSNRDPTVRRTGAGNIFIKNLDKTIDNKALHDTFSTFGYILSCKIATDNTGQSKGYGFVQFDNEESAKNAIDKLNGMLLNEKQVFVGPFLRKQERESSMGKAKFNNVYVKNLSESTTDEDLKNVFSEHGPITSAVIMRDADGKSKCFGFVNFENPEDAARSVDSLNGKKFDDKEWFVGKAQKKSEREMELKGQYEQTLKETADKFAGLNLYVKNLDDSINDDKLRELFSEFGTVTSCKVMLDPNGISRGSGFVAFSTAEEASQALMEMNGKMVVSKPLYVAVAQRKEERRARLQFSQMRPGAMGPTVGQMYPPGAPHFGQQLFYGQGPPAMISPQPGFGYQQQLVPGMMPNFFMPMLQPGQQNQRQGGRRSGGGPMQQTHQPLPFMQPQMIPKGHGYRYPPGRNMPDVPGRVLPVPYNVGGMPFRDAAFSQPMATGALASALANATTVQQRTLLGENLYPLVDQLEHDNAAKVTGMLLEMDQTEVLHLLESPEALKAKVAEAMEVLRNIGPKPQQANSATDRLTSLSLNENLVS
- the LOC107903982 gene encoding uncharacterized protein isoform X2 codes for the protein MCLIDSGMLTSRDIYDIAALCSRKERFFFKACGFRDDILGSAMMMYSRTVSSTCFEGERMVKQAGRKLLLVPSLQLQLAYSKTTTTKLNRIKHMDLERPRNYFCCVFKLQFLFYLKRLPSYIYWLHL